TGCGCCATAAGTGATGGCAGACAAGGCCAGATCTGTATTTCCCAGTTTCCTGTATTCCATTTTTTCTGTTTTTTGATTTTGACAGCACAAAGTTGAGACTATGCCTCCTATTATCATAATAACATAAGTAATACCTTTGCATTACTAAAATTATGGAACATGACCATTAATCTTGAATGGCTCCGCACCTTCAAAGCCATCTATGAACTTGGTACGCTTACCAGTGCAGCAGAGGCGCTCTTCATTTCCCAGCCCGGCGTGAGCCTTCACCTGAATTCGCTGGAAGGCTTTACCGGATACAAATTATTCGACAGGTCCGCCAAAAGAATGGTGCCCACAGAGAGAGGAAAAGTGCTCTATAATTTTATTATCGAACCGATTGATAAACTATTGTCGGTTGAACAGGTCTTCGGCAGAAGTACGCAAGCTGAACGCTCCACCATCAGTGTTGGCATGTGTTTCGAAACTTTCCAGTACACGCTGGAAGAGCATATCTCCAAACTGCCTTTCAATCTCATCATCAAATTCGGAGAGTATCCGCAGATGATCCATGATCTGGACAAAGGCGTGCTCGACCTCATCGTAACGCCGCACAAGGCCGATCAAAAGAATCTTGAATACCAGGCCTTCTCCAGTGAGCGCATTGTATTAGTCAGTGGCGCCAAACTGGATGCAAAACCATTCCATAAATTCATCAAAGAAAAAAATCTGAAAGAGGCGGCCAACTGGCTGAAGAAACAACTCTGGTACAGCACGGCAGCAGATATGGAACATCTGAAACGCTTCTGGCAACTGAATTTCAGGTACCATATGGATTTCAAACCCAACTATATTGTTCCCAATATCAGTTCCATCGTAAGATGTTTGCGCAACGGCAATGGTATATCCGTGATCCCGGATTTTCTTTGCCGCGAAGAAATGCGCTCAGGTGAGCTCAAACTATTATGGGAAGGTGAAAATAAAATCGAGAACACATTGTACTTCGGCACCAGGAAAAAAACCATCTACACCAATGAAGTGAACCAGATCAAAAAGATCTTCGCCCAAAAGATGACCTGAAAAAAATACACCAGGATCACAAGCCTGGTGTATTCCCATTGATAGCATTTTCCCGGAAAACCGATCAAATCATTTTTTGATCAATGCCCTTCCGGCAGTGATACGGAAGCTTAGTGGAGTAGCGTTTTCTCTGTTGATAACAAGATCAAGGTTTGTTATGGATTGAAAGATCGCATTATCCGATCCAACATTCCAATCCTCATTCGGAACGCTGAAACGGTCAGCCTGCAATTCATTCCAGCCATCCTGTTGAATACATGATCCGCTCAACCTGCAGACTAGAATCTCAGGCTTTGAACCACTCTCCTTCTTAACGATGACCGGGAATTCCATGCTGAACTTCTTGTTTTCAGCAATGGTAACCTGGAATGGATTACCCATATGAACGGAAGCCCATTGCCCTGCAATACTGTTTATATTATTATCGTTTAAACTTTCCACATTTTTCCTGCAGGAAAAGAGAAAAACAAGAGCGGCTGCAAAACAATATATATTTCTCATCTTGTTCAGGTTTAATTATTGACAATTAATTAAAGTGTAAGCTGCGTAACTACCGCTTACCGGCAATTTCGACTGTGTAGCCCAGTTAGTCATGTCCTTATAGGAAACATTAATAGTGGAACCCAGGGAAGTAAATGCTGACCGGTTGATGCCAAGCTCAGCAACAGTACCGGACTTGTTCGCATTGATAGTGGCAGTAACGGCCGTCCATGACCATCCACCTGTACCATTGTACCTGTACAAAAGTCCATTTTCAATCAGGTATTCTGCGCCGGAAGAGCCGTACTGACTGTCTTGATACCCTGTGCCCGCATTGTTATCGGTATCGATAAAAATTTGATATTGTGAATTGTCCATCCCACTACCAGAAACACCAAAGAACAACGATTGCGCATTGTTGGTCACTTTCAATGTCAATGTGCTCTGACCTGTAGCTGTGGCGATAGCCGCAATACCATTCCAGTCGCTCAGATTTCCATTTACAGAAATAGCCGGGCATGAGCTTGTTGTTCCGGTTTCATCCACACCGATATCAACTCTAGCACCATTCAATCTTGGCTGACCATCAAAATCCACTTCTCCTGAAAATGGACTGAACCCGGATTTCCCGGCGTTGATACAGGGAGAGTTCGATTGCAAATGAGGATCGGGGTTTGTTGCATTGGCGCTGCTGATCAACGGGTCAGAAAAAATGGACTGATCAGTTCCATTATCATTCGTCAAAGTGCGAAAGGCCGCCAGGTCCAAACCAGTCCAGGTACCAGGACCAGTCTGTTGACTGGCGCTGAAGGAAGCAGCACTGTTGTAATAACAATTCGCCCTGCAATTGATGGCTGAAACACCAGTAGCCACCGTGAACATTTGACCATAACGCCCATAGATCACATTGTTGAAGCAATCAATATTATTTGCATTTTGCAGCACGATCTCACTCGCCCATTGGCTTGATGACGCATTCTTCACAAGTGTATTACCCGTTATCGAACTGTGAGACACAGTGCCTTCCGTACTTCCATTGTTCACCCCGTTGGACCCATACAAGATTCCCGCCAGTGAATTATTGTAGATAAGATTGTTCCTTACATGAATGCCGCTGGATGTGGCGTTGACTTTGTTGATCTGGTTCTCGCACCCAACAGTGATCCCGAATTTATTATTGTACACTTTGTTGTTGGCGATCAAAACATTCATCGCACCATCGGCATAAATAGCGCCATTATCCGTGTAATTGCAAATGCAATTGTAAGCGGTATTGCCTTTGATAGTGCCGTTTGAAGGCTGGTTATTGGTTGTAATATTCGGATAGGTGGCCAATCCCAATACATCGATCCCGATATTGGTGATATGATGTACATTATTCCCCTCGATATTGAAATTGTTTATATTCCCTTTCAGCGCAATGCCCTCGCTCCAACCTGTAATGCAGTAAGACACTTCATTGTTGATAACGGAAACATTACTGATCGACGAAGATGCGTTGTCGCCCACGATTGCAATTCCATTGGCCCCAACGCCGCTGCTGCCGGGATTATCCGTTGGGTCCCAGCTTTTGTTCACGTATGAGATCTCAGTGATCTTATTCCCTGAAATAGTGAGGTTACTGCCTGTGCCAATGAAAGTGATGCCGGTAGACCAGGCCTGCTTTCGGGTATTCCTGATAGTAAGTCCTGAAATGGTTACAGTACTTGAGTTTTCGATATAAATAGTATGTACCGCTGAACCATTACCGGCAATGATAGCCTCACCATCACCCGCACTGGTAAGGGTGATATTATTTTTGTTGGCGATCACCACCGCCTGACTGTAGGTTCCGGTATGGACCAGCACACGGTCTCCCGCCACACAGGCATCAATTTGTGTTTGGATGGAGGCAGGCGCATATACATGCCTGTCAACCGCTAGTAAGTTCAGACAATAGAATAGTAGTGCCGCGATCATCGCAGCTTTTCTCATGTTTCCCATAATGGCAATTTTTGGAGTGAAAGATTATTTTATGGTTAGATAAATACCCAGCTTGTTCAAGCCGGTTGCGCTCTCCCAGGTATCATTGTTTGCGAGACGGACAGCATATTCAGAGCGGTTTCCAATGCTGCCATATTTGTCGGGCAGGAATAAAAAAGTCTCATATTCACCGGGTGTAACTGTTGAGGGTACAGTTACGTCGCTTTCCAATTTGATATCGCCGCTATACCATGCTCGGGGATCGGCATCTGTATCGATGGAAAATTGTTGTCCTGTTGTTCTGTTTCTTAAAACTATTTTCACCTGACGGGGATTATAGCAGGAAGCATATCCCCTGTTGATCAGTTGGATCCTGAAATTCATTTTCTGGCCTGCTGACAGGCTTTTGGGAAAACTGGCTGATTGCAGTACGAACCTGTATCCCAATCTTTTCTTAATCTCTTCCATGCAACCACCGGTCTGCCAGTCGTTGTTCACATCATTATTGTAAGCGCAGTTCAGGAAACTATAGTGAAGGCTTTCCAGTTCGCTTTGTGCAATTCCTGCCGGCGCGCAATCATTTTGCGGACTGTAATCATCCGTGCAGGTTTCACCACCCACCACCACAAACCTGCTGTCTTTCTTTTTGTATTCTTTCAGAACAGCCAGGTCTGATCTGCGTACCGATGAGGAATTTCCATAATCCTCGTAAGTGCCGTAATCATCGGGAGAAGCGAGGAGACAGTCATTGTGAAAACCGATACGCGCTTTATCCGTTCCCTTGAATGCTTCATTGTCCAGCAGCGGAGCAGCACTGGTCAGCGCCTGTATACCGTAAACGAAGCGTTGTTTCAATTGCGGATAGCGCACCTGTATCATCCTGTCTGCAGGCACTGCTTCCAGGAGTGCCCGGAGCACATCTGTTCTGTCGCGCCAGTTGTCATCCAGCAGTTTCCCTGCAGATCCGTTCTGCGATGCATCACCAAAATGATCGGTGTAATATTGTTCGCCCCATACTCCAATAAATCCCATCTGCACACAGGCAATCACATCCGCATTGTTATGAAAGAGGTCTTTCAATTGCGCAATATGACCCAGTACAATTGATTTAGGCGCATCACCATAAGGTGGACAAATAAAACCTTCAGGACAATTGCCTGCGTTGGAGGCATTGGTGTAGGTGAACCTGGGGATCAGTTTAGATCCGGCTTTCCGGGCAATATCGAAATCAGCTTTTACACTGTTCAGGAAAGCGGCAGACAAGGGCTTGTCTTTAAAAACATTCAAAATGTAATAACGGAATACCAGCGTGCTTTTGACACTGTAATTACCACCGTCGGCTTTTTTTCCATTTCTCCATTCTTTCAGCTGGTCCTGATCCAGCGGAATAAAATTACCGGCAGAGGTTTCACTGTACCGGTAAAAACCTCTTTCAGGATTGGGGAAGTCTTCATTACTTTCAGTATAACTGACAGTAATGGTTTCCAAATGCTGAGCAGATGATTTTACCGGTTTTGAACAAACCATTGTGGTTAGTCCAATGACCAGGAAAGAGAAAAACATTTTCACGCTGACATTCATTTTGGGTAAAATGCTAATAATGAAAAAAATCTACCTTGTTACCAGTTCGAAAAATGGCAATTGGTTTAAAGCCGCTTCAACAGTGATCCTGGCTGGTCCTTTGAATTTTCTTCCATCGATATACTTCCATGTTCCTTTCGGCAGCATAACATTTCTCTTATTATCCTTTGCGAGAACCGGCGCCACCAGGATACTATCGCCGATCATCAACTGATCGTTACAGCCCGCGAAGCCTGCATTTGGAAAAACATATTCCATATGTCTTACCACTGGTTCACCTGTGATAGCGCTTTCCCTTACCAGCTCCATGATCAGCGGCGTGAATTTCTTTCTCAATGCAACCGCTTCTTTGATGGCGGACAGGTGCTGACTGTCCAGTATCCGCCAGGGCGCCACAGAGAATTGCATCATCGGCATAAGCGCATGGCATTGGGCAGAACGCACTACGAGGTCCTGGTCCAGCTTGCCGGCATCCACATTATCGAAGGAGCTGTAGTCACCGCCACCGATCATATCCGGGCAGGTGAAAGGATAGCCCAGTAATCCAGCGGCTGTCATACCCGGCACCAGCTTTTGCAGATCTTCCCAGTTATGCAGTTTATCCCTCAGCCTCTCTGCGAGTGGTTCGCCTCCCCGCTTCCACATGGCGCGATACTCATTCAGCGGGTATTTGAGACCGAAAGCCCCCCATAGCTCTGTATGCTGATTGGCTGCAGCGGGTTGAAAAGAAATTGTATTTGCAGGATAATATTCAGGATCACCTGCATCGAATTTGAAACCATCAACGCCGTATTCTTTGATCAGTTTATCCAATTGCTGCTGGTACCAGTTTATTGCTTCCAGATTGGTAAAGTCCATCACCATGCTGAAGCCATTCCACCATTGCACAATGGCTGGCCTGGTGGCATTTTCCCAGTTTCCATTATTTTCCTTTTCCATCATCACCCATTTCTTTTTCATCAGGAAACGCGCCTCTTCTGAGTCCGGTCGGATAAACGGACAAACCCAAACCATCACCTTAAAACCCATCCGGTGCAGGGTATCGATCATGGCTCTTGCATCTGCAAAACGGTCTTTCCTGAATTCAAAGCGGCCATAGTAGGGAGCCCAGTTATCGTCGATCATCAGTACACCGGGCTCGAAACCATTGTCAATAATGGCGCGCGCATACTTCAATATATCATTCTGGTTTTGATCGTAAATGAGCTCGATCCAGGTATTGTACTGGGGTTTGGAAAACAACAGTTCATCCGGCATCTTTCCTGAAGGCGGGAAATACTTTCTGGCAGCAGCTTTGTAAGCTTCAGCCAGTGTGCTTCCGGCCTTTTCTATTGTTACATTTTTCTGTTGACTGAATTGTATTTCCTTATCTGTTACTGTGAAAGCAAAAGCCTCATCACTCCAGATATAGCGTCCTTTATTGGAAAGCAATAAAGGGGCAGCCTGGTTACCTCTGACATCTCCGTTCAGGTTAAGTGTATATCCTTTCGGGAATGGTGTGTGCTGACTTTCATTCACTGCAGCGCCATACCATTTTTCATCGGGTAACAATGTAATGCTTTGCTGCGCAGATGTCATCAATACATTCAACAGGAATAAGAGCCCCAGCAACGATCGCAAACAAGATGTACGTTTTTCCATTTATTTATCCCTCCATTTATCAACTTTGATCTTCCATATTCCGCCACGTTCAGTGGTGGTGTAATTCCAGGTAACATCAGCACCCGTCAATGATACAGCCTGAGTTTCCCAGGTACCGCGACAAACAAAGATCTCTGTCAGCTGCCAGTCTGTATGTCCTGGAGGATAAGGAATACTAAGGCAATAACAGTTATTCATATCCGGATTCTTATGGAATTTGTATTGCGGTTCATTGCGGCTACCCCATCCATTGATACTGCCGAAAATATACATGTCCTCATCAGCCGGTGTTGTAGCAGGTGTTTCCAGCATGATGGTGATCTGATTGGCTACAATACAGTCTGCCACCGGATCGCAGGTCAGCACATCTTTTCCATAAAAACTCTTTTTTCCTATTTCAGTATTGTGCGTATCGAAGGATGTCACCAGCACTTTATATATACCGCCCCTTGCCTCTTTGGGTATGTTTAGCTGTACATTGAAAATATGATATTCCGGTCGATAGAATGAAGTGACCTCAGTAGAGCTGAGCAGTTCATCATCTTCGTTCATCAGTTGAAAGGAGATCTTTCCCAAACCAGCGGTAGAACCGGTATTACCGCTTACAGGAATATATTTTCCCTGGAGGCCGGACATGCTGGCTATGGTGTCTTCAGCTGTTACATCCTGATCATTGTTCACATTATCCACTTTGAATATGGTGAGGGAATTTTCGATATCGTAGGGAGCGCCGTTATGATCGTCGTTCTTGTTACAGCTTACAATGATGAGCGCCAGCACCAAAGAGGCCATGAACCCGGCAAACAGCCACTTGCTTTTCTTATTCATAAGAAATTATTTAATTGATCAGTAACCAGGTGTTTGTTTTACAATACCCTTACTTAATTCTATTTCAGATTGTGGAATAGGGTACAACATATAATGGTCTTCCCAGGGTCGTGTAGTGGTGTTGATCTTTCCTACACGGATCAATGCATTCTTCAGTGAGTCTACTCCCCATCGTCTCAGGTCCAACAAACGCCAGGCTTCCATACCCAGCTCCAAACGTCTTTCATTCCTGATATTGCGCAGGAGCTCGTCATTGTTGTACGACTGGTAATCAGTTTTCGAAGGCAAGGTCAGTCCTGCCCTGTTCCTCACCCTGAGCAGCAGATCGATGGCTTCATCTTTGGCGGCAGCGCCTACGCTGGCTTCAGACATCAGCGCTTCAGAGCGCATCAGCAGCACATCTGAAAAACGGAACAAAGGCCAGTTGAGTGGAATGATATCATAGCGTTTATAATCGCTGATCTCTTTTCCCGGAACAACGTGTTTGCCCATTCCCGGTGCTCCTGCATTGCCGCACATCGTTACTCCGGAGATCACATCGTCTGTGGTGGTGGCGGTATATTTCCGTCTTCCGTCGCCGGGTTGAAACTGACTGTAGAGATCACCGGAAGGCGCATTTTGTCCCCACATACCATTGCCGCAACCAACGCGTATAGGCGTTAACGTTCCATCGAAGGAATCAGGTCCCCAGCCACCGCCATTGTCCGTAAAATTTTCAACACGCTGGATCTCCCAGACTGATTCAATGCCATTTGCAGTGGCCTGTACAAAATTGGCGTAATAGTCTGGGTTCAGATTGTATTCGCCTGAAGACATCACCACCTGTGCAGCAGCAGCAGCTTCCGTGTATTTTTTATCGAAGAGGAATACTTTCGCCAACAGCGCGCCGGCTGCGCCTTTGGTAACTCTTCCCACCATTTTTTCATCGATGGTAGCCTGTTTGGTTGGCAGGGCAGGAATAGCTTCTGTGAGGTCTTTTTCAATCTGATCGTACACCTGTCTTGCCGTAGCACGGGGCATGTTCACGTCATCGGCATTGCCCGGATTGATAGGCTTCGTGAACAAAGGGATCCCGCCATAATAATTCACCAGCATGAAATAATAGATAGCCCGCAATGCTTTGCATTCTGCAATGAACCGTGCTTTTTTCTGATCAGAAATGGGAGCAGTTTCGATGCCGTTGATGGCCACATTGGCACGGTTGATGCCTTCATAGAATCCTTTGTACATGTTTTCGAATGCAGGACTGAATTTGGCTTCAGCAACATTTGCATAATCTGTGATCGGGTTGATATCAACATAGGGAGGGCTGCCATCATCCCGGTTCATTCCGAAATTGCTATCATCGGAAGCACCGTCTCCCAGGGTCCAGAACATGCGGTCGAATGTTTTGTCCCAACCGGAAACATCATATACACCCACCACGGCCTGAAAAGCTTTCGCTTCATCGGTGAAATAGGTTTCTATTGTGTATTGCCCGATAGGTTTCTTATCGAGAAATCCTTTATTACAACCCCAAACCACCACAACCATCATGGCAATCGTCAGCGTTGCAAAAATTATCTTTTTATATTTTTCCATTGCAAGAGTTATTAAGCGTTAAAAGGTAACATTCAGTCCGAACAGCAACATGCGGGGTTGCGGGTACACGCCTCTGTCTACCCCGATCTGCAGATCCCTGTTGGCGGAGAAAACATCGCTGTAACCAGTTGAATTGATGCCGATCTCAGGATCGAATCCTTTATATCTTGTGATCGTGAAAAGATTGCTGGCGCTCACATAGAGCCTGATCCGCTCTATCTGCATCTTCTTTGAAAGAACTACCGGCACCGTATAACCGATCTGTACATTCTTCAGTCGCAGATAAGATCCATCCTGTAACCAGAAACTGGAAAATCGACTGTTCTTGGCGTTGTCATAATCACGGAAAGCGATCCTCGGCAAACTGGCATCGGGATTATCAGGTGTCCAGCTTTTGTTTACATCGGCCAGCCTGTTGATGCCTTCATTGTATCTCGGGTCGCCAACAGTTCCCTGCTGGTAGAAATAATTGTAGATCTTGTTACCGGCCACTCCCTGCAGCAACATGCTGAGATCGAAATTCTCGTAACTCAAATTCAGGTTTATGCCGTAAGTGTATTTGGGAGTGGGATTGCCGATGATGGTCCTGTCATCTTCATTGATCTTCTTATCGCCATTGATATCCTTGTAACGGATATCGCCGGGACGCAGTTCCGATCCTACCTGGTCTACCGGTGCATTTTGTATTTCTGCTTCTGATTTATAGATGCCATCATACACAAATCCATAGAAGGCGGAAATGGGATGGCCCACCATCGTTCTCGAAGGCTGGTAAGCGCCTACCAGCGTGCCATCGGGAGGAACGATGAAATCCATATCGCCTAAGCTGATCACTTCATTCTTGTTGATACTTCCATTGGCGCTGATGGAATAATGTAATTTCCCTATTGCACTATTATAGGTAACAGTAGCCTCAAAACCTGTGTTGCGGATATTATCGCCAGCGAGGTTGATCAATGGAGGATTGGTGCTGGAGCCGAAAATATCGCGCACTTTGGGGATCACGCGCATCCCTTTCGTGATACGATTGTACCAGTCGAGCGTAATGTTCAGGCGGCCCCTGTATGCAGTGAGATCGAGACCGATATCCGTTTGTCTCAATCGCTCCCACCCCGTTCCGGTAACGCTTGCATACTGTCCTAATGAAATACCATTCTGTGATACGCCGCCCATACCATAATTGGAATTGATCTTCACCAGTGAGTAACCGGGGTATGCAAGATTCCCGATATTCCCCATTTCACCGTAGCTGGCGCGGAAGCTCAGTTCATCTATCTGCTCTATCGCTTCCATGAATTTCTCTTTTGCCATTCTCCATTTCACTGATGCGGCAGGAAAGAATCCTCTTGGCTTATCGGTTACATATGCAGGTGAGCCGGCATCCTGCCTGCCTGTTATCTGCAAATAATATTTCTCCTGGTAGTTATAGCTCAATCTTCCAAATACAGATGTATAGGCAATTTCAGAAGGAGGTGTGAAAGGGAAACTGATGGTGGCGGGATCGCCCAGGCCCGGCTGCTGGAAATCGGGTGTCTGGTTGGAGAAATTACTCTGACTGTAATTGATGGCTTTGTTGTACACATATTGCGCCACATAACCGGCAGTGAGTTCAAGACTGTGCCCTTTCAACCATTTGGACCAGGTTGCATAATTATCCCAGTTCCAGTTATGTCCGCCATATTGCCCTGCATAGAGATTGGTTGCAGACACAGGAGCAGCAGCACTTCCCACCAGGCTTCCATTGAAAACGGAATAGCTTCCTGAATACTGGCCAGCTGCAAAAGTGGAACGGAATGTAATGCCGAAAGGCAGTTTCACCTGTCCGAATACACTGCCGGAAAGATTATTGTCAGTATACTTCGGATTGCTTTTTTGTATGGTGTTGACAGGATGAAAGATATTTCCGTACCAGTTTATGTTGGCAACCGGCGCCACACCATATTCACCATTGCTGCCATAAACAGGAATATCGGGTGAATAAAATACAGCTGACTGCATGAAGCCTGTTCTGTCGTCATTGGTGCCTGCCACTACTTTCCTGTTGGAAGTGGAGTACCCCAGGGTAATGCCCACCTTCAACCATTTGTTGGCGTTAGTTTCTGCATTGGCGCGCAGTGATGTTCTCTGAAAGCCGCTATTCACCATCGTTCCGTCCTCTTTTCTATGTCCAACGGAAAAATAATAAGTGGATTTGCTGTCGCCTCCTGAAACACCGATGCTGCCATCCACCACTTTCCCTGTATGGAAAACCTGGTCCTGCCAGTTGGTACCTGATCCTGGAAGATTGGCAATGCGTTG
This portion of the Pseudobacter ginsenosidimutans genome encodes:
- a CDS encoding LysR family transcriptional regulator yields the protein MTINLEWLRTFKAIYELGTLTSAAEALFISQPGVSLHLNSLEGFTGYKLFDRSAKRMVPTERGKVLYNFIIEPIDKLLSVEQVFGRSTQAERSTISVGMCFETFQYTLEEHISKLPFNLIIKFGEYPQMIHDLDKGVLDLIVTPHKADQKNLEYQAFSSERIVLVSGAKLDAKPFHKFIKEKNLKEAANWLKKQLWYSTAADMEHLKRFWQLNFRYHMDFKPNYIVPNISSIVRCLRNGNGISVIPDFLCREEMRSGELKLLWEGENKIENTLYFGTRKKTIYTNEVNQIKKIFAQKMT
- a CDS encoding right-handed parallel beta-helix repeat-containing protein, translating into MGNMRKAAMIAALLFYCLNLLAVDRHVYAPASIQTQIDACVAGDRVLVHTGTYSQAVVIANKNNITLTSAGDGEAIIAGNGSAVHTIYIENSSTVTISGLTIRNTRKQAWSTGITFIGTGSNLTISGNKITEISYVNKSWDPTDNPGSSGVGANGIAIVGDNASSSISNVSVINNEVSYCITGWSEGIALKGNINNFNIEGNNVHHITNIGIDVLGLATYPNITTNNQPSNGTIKGNTAYNCICNYTDNGAIYADGAMNVLIANNKVYNNKFGITVGCENQINKVNATSSGIHVRNNLIYNNSLAGILYGSNGVNNGSTEGTVSHSSITGNTLVKNASSSQWASEIVLQNANNIDCFNNVIYGRYGQMFTVATGVSAINCRANCYYNSAASFSASQQTGPGTWTGLDLAAFRTLTNDNGTDQSIFSDPLISSANATNPDPHLQSNSPCINAGKSGFSPFSGEVDFDGQPRLNGARVDIGVDETGTTSSCPAISVNGNLSDWNGIAAIATATGQSTLTLKVTNNAQSLFFGVSGSGMDNSQYQIFIDTDNNAGTGYQDSQYGSSGAEYLIENGLLYRYNGTGGWSWTAVTATINANKSGTVAELGINRSAFTSLGSTINVSYKDMTNWATQSKLPVSGSYAAYTLINCQ
- a CDS encoding DUF4832 domain-containing protein — translated: METITVSYTESNEDFPNPERGFYRYSETSAGNFIPLDQDQLKEWRNGKKADGGNYSVKSTLVFRYYILNVFKDKPLSAAFLNSVKADFDIARKAGSKLIPRFTYTNASNAGNCPEGFICPPYGDAPKSIVLGHIAQLKDLFHNNADVIACVQMGFIGVWGEQYYTDHFGDASQNGSAGKLLDDNWRDRTDVLRALLEAVPADRMIQVRYPQLKQRFVYGIQALTSAAPLLDNEAFKGTDKARIGFHNDCLLASPDDYGTYEDYGNSSSVRRSDLAVLKEYKKKDSRFVVVGGETCTDDYSPQNDCAPAGIAQSELESLHYSFLNCAYNNDVNNDWQTGGCMEEIKKRLGYRFVLQSASFPKSLSAGQKMNFRIQLINRGYASCYNPRQVKIVLRNRTTGQQFSIDTDADPRAWYSGDIKLESDVTVPSTVTPGEYETFLFLPDKYGSIGNRSEYAVRLANNDTWESATGLNKLGIYLTIK
- a CDS encoding glycoside hydrolase family 31 protein, yielding MRSLLGLLFLLNVLMTSAQQSITLLPDEKWYGAAVNESQHTPFPKGYTLNLNGDVRGNQAAPLLLSNKGRYIWSDEAFAFTVTDKEIQFSQQKNVTIEKAGSTLAEAYKAAARKYFPPSGKMPDELLFSKPQYNTWIELIYDQNQNDILKYARAIIDNGFEPGVLMIDDNWAPYYGRFEFRKDRFADARAMIDTLHRMGFKVMVWVCPFIRPDSEEARFLMKKKWVMMEKENNGNWENATRPAIVQWWNGFSMVMDFTNLEAINWYQQQLDKLIKEYGVDGFKFDAGDPEYYPANTISFQPAAANQHTELWGAFGLKYPLNEYRAMWKRGGEPLAERLRDKLHNWEDLQKLVPGMTAAGLLGYPFTCPDMIGGGDYSSFDNVDAGKLDQDLVVRSAQCHALMPMMQFSVAPWRILDSQHLSAIKEAVALRKKFTPLIMELVRESAITGEPVVRHMEYVFPNAGFAGCNDQLMIGDSILVAPVLAKDNKRNVMLPKGTWKYIDGRKFKGPARITVEAALNQLPFFELVTR
- a CDS encoding RagB/SusD family nutrient uptake outer membrane protein, whose translation is MEKYKKIIFATLTIAMMVVVVWGCNKGFLDKKPIGQYTIETYFTDEAKAFQAVVGVYDVSGWDKTFDRMFWTLGDGASDDSNFGMNRDDGSPPYVDINPITDYANVAEAKFSPAFENMYKGFYEGINRANVAINGIETAPISDQKKARFIAECKALRAIYYFMLVNYYGGIPLFTKPINPGNADDVNMPRATARQVYDQIEKDLTEAIPALPTKQATIDEKMVGRVTKGAAGALLAKVFLFDKKYTEAAAAAQVVMSSGEYNLNPDYYANFVQATANGIESVWEIQRVENFTDNGGGWGPDSFDGTLTPIRVGCGNGMWGQNAPSGDLYSQFQPGDGRRKYTATTTDDVISGVTMCGNAGAPGMGKHVVPGKEISDYKRYDIIPLNWPLFRFSDVLLMRSEALMSEASVGAAAKDEAIDLLLRVRNRAGLTLPSKTDYQSYNNDELLRNIRNERRLELGMEAWRLLDLRRWGVDSLKNALIRVGKINTTTRPWEDHYMLYPIPQSEIELSKGIVKQTPGY
- a CDS encoding SusC/RagA family TonB-linked outer membrane protein — encoded protein: MFKLLKLTAVLLTAFLLSSGIATAQQPPTVTVTGIVTNSKGDPIGFASIVAKSSAGERSYTTFADSLGKFSFENLPVKGTYNFEFSAVGYQSRTITGYILKSEGNNAVIVSLKPGTDMLKDVVVVGYGTKQRKDLTSSVSSVSGDVLRKAPVATIDQALQGRAAGVQVTSSTGDPGGQISVRIRGISTASPAGSSEPLYVVDDIIQPNGISFLNPNDIESIDILKDAAALSIYGVRSANGVVLIKTKKGTSSGKVRVTVDGFTGVSQVWKKMDVLNIQEKATLNTNIIRAYNEQFKDVVSFVPIAVNPEWATPQRIANLPGSGTNWQDQVFHTGKVVDGSIGVSGGDSKSTYYFSVGHRKEDGTMVNSGFQRTSLRANAETNANKWLKVGITLGYSTSNRKVVAGTNDDRTGFMQSAVFYSPDIPVYGSNGEYGVAPVANINWYGNIFHPVNTIQKSNPKYTDNNLSGSVFGQVKLPFGITFRSTFAAGQYSGSYSVFNGSLVGSAAAPVSATNLYAGQYGGHNWNWDNYATWSKWLKGHSLELTAGYVAQYVYNKAINYSQSNFSNQTPDFQQPGLGDPATISFPFTPPSEIAYTSVFGRLSYNYQEKYYLQITGRQDAGSPAYVTDKPRGFFPAASVKWRMAKEKFMEAIEQIDELSFRASYGEMGNIGNLAYPGYSLVKINSNYGMGGVSQNGISLGQYASVTGTGWERLRQTDIGLDLTAYRGRLNITLDWYNRITKGMRVIPKVRDIFGSSTNPPLINLAGDNIRNTGFEATVTYNSAIGKLHYSISANGSINKNEVISLGDMDFIVPPDGTLVGAYQPSRTMVGHPISAFYGFVYDGIYKSEAEIQNAPVDQVGSELRPGDIRYKDINGDKKINEDDRTIIGNPTPKYTYGINLNLSYENFDLSMLLQGVAGNKIYNYFYQQGTVGDPRYNEGINRLADVNKSWTPDNPDASLPRIAFRDYDNAKNSRFSSFWLQDGSYLRLKNVQIGYTVPVVLSKKMQIERIRLYVSASNLFTITRYKGFDPEIGINSTGYSDVFSANRDLQIGVDRGVYPQPRMLLFGLNVTF